A single window of Channa argus isolate prfri chromosome 12, Channa argus male v1.0, whole genome shotgun sequence DNA harbors:
- the LOC137137935 gene encoding carcinoembryonic antigen-related cell adhesion molecule 20-like — MSCEDVDSSANWTVRRNTTIDTMEQCGGEWGESNRFLCKINIVPLDRGVYWCESREGSTSNSITITVTGGAVILQSPVLPVMEGHDVSLHCQTKRPPFNLPAKFFKDGVFIGTEPTGHMTIHHVTKSDEGLYKCHISSHGESPPSWIYVTGKTTTPPPVSTSLQLRFILLLHLVVFCPYFISTVLMVSSYGHRPTGNHLPVSMVTTSPTPAEQGLADNYDDVITGVSSQHHF, encoded by the exons ATGAGCTGTGAGGACGTCGACAGCTCTGCTAattggacagtgaggaggaacacaactaTAGACACAATGGAACAGTGTGGAGGTGAATGGGGAGAATCAAATAGGTTTTTATGTAAAATCAACATCGTCCCATTGGACAggggagtttactggtgtgagtccagagagggatcaaccagtaacagcatcaccatcactgtcactg gtggagcagtgatcctgcagagtcctgtcctccctgtgatggagggacatgatgtctctctgcactgtcaaacaaagaggcctcccttCAACCTTCCAGCTAAGTTCTTTAAAGATGGTGTCTTTATcgggactgagcctacaggtcacatgaccatccaccatgttaccaagtctgatgaaggcctctacaagtgtcacatcagcagtcatggagagtctccacccagctggatctacgtcacag GTAAAACTACAACACCACCTCCTGTCTCCACCTCCCTCCAACTTCGGTTCATTCTGCtcctccacctggtggtgttctgtccatacttcatctccactgtcctcaTGGTGTCTTCATATGGACACAGACCCACAG GAAATCATCTGCCCGTCTCCATGGTGACAACCTCACCCACCCCAGCTGAGCAGGGATTGGCTGATAACTATGATGACGTCATCACTGGAGTCAGCTCGCAGCATCACTTCTGA
- the LOC137137920 gene encoding uncharacterized protein isoform X4 — translation MERRNTTTETRSVCGAQWGKSGHLSCNIGLTVPLDSGVYWCESREGSTSNSITITVTGGAVILQSPVLPVMEGHDVSLHCQTKRPPSKLPADFYKDGSLIRTEPTGHMTIHHVTKSDEGLYKCHISSHGESPSSWIYVTEKPTTTSPTTTNGHGESPPSWIYVTGKTLTTSTIDGRGESSSSKDSVTENHTTALSPTSSALSSTLIIYSLALCLPFHQSLVHSCAPPGGVLSILHLHCPLGVFISTQAQSLSRDWLITDGNTEHHS, via the exons ATGGAACGGAGGAACACGACCACAGAAACTAGGAGTGTGTGTGGAGCTCAATGGGGGAAATCAGGCCATTTGTCCTGTAATATTGGTCTGACAGTCCCcttggacagtggagtttactggtgtgagtccagagagggatcaaccagtaacagcatcaccatcactgtcactg gtggagcagtgatcctgcagagtcctgtcctccctgtgatggagggacatgatgtctctctgcactgtcaaacaaagaggcctccctccaagctcccagctgatttctataaagatggctccctcatcaggactgagcctacaggtcacatgaccatccaccatgttaccaagtctgatgaaggcctctacaagtgtcacatcagcagtcatggagagtctccatccagctggatctacgtcacag aaaaacctacaaccaCATCTCCAACCACAACCAATGGTCacggagagtctccacccagctggatctacgtcacag GTAAAACTCTGACCACATCCACCATCGATGGTCGTGGAGAATCTTCTTCCAGCAAGGACTcggtcacag AAAATCATACAACTGCTCTTTCACCCACCTCTTCAGCCTTATCATCTACACTTATCATCTACAGCCTTGCCCTCTGCCTCCCCTTCCATCAATCCTTGGTTCATTCCTGTgctccacctggtggtgttctgtccatacttcatctccactgtcctctTGGTGTCTTTATATCGACACAGGCCCAGAG CCTGAGCAGAGATTGGCTGATAACTGATGGAAATACAGAGCATCACTCCTGA